In Gossypium hirsutum isolate 1008001.06 chromosome A10, Gossypium_hirsutum_v2.1, whole genome shotgun sequence, the DNA window gttatcaatatgagtaatgtttgtgactattacataataatccaacaAACATACTCACAGCAGGTCAGTCTAATAAGTTGTTCCCTAACACATACTTATGTATTAATTTTGACAtctctatgtcaatgacaacattTTTTCAttaatcaactacacattagtctcaatacACTATTAATGTCCAAACCCACAATAATACTTAACTAAgtatcttttaagaataattatattattcttaggactttattattaatcagtttatttatacacacataaaaagaaactgaaataacaatggCATTACCTTATATTAACAAAaaaggtaaaacaagtatgtaATTACAATCACCTCATGATTAGTTTGGGCAAACTCTAACAGTGATACCCTAGACAGTGTTGAATTGAAGATGATTAAGGTCCTTCATAGTGATATCACGATATCCAACTCCCAAGGGATCCCCCCAAGTCCAGACTGATGAGGATATCATGATACTAGACCATGGATATAGCTATATCCCTGACGAGGCAGACAAAAAATGACTATAGGGGTAGTCTTTGTCCAACATGTCCCCCCAAAAAATTAGACGTCCAGCGGTAATTTGATCTAAAATTTTGGGTTGTAATCAGAAATTAAAAGCCATTTTTGGCTGAGAAGAGAGGGGAGAGCTTTTTAGTTTAGAgtttctttcatcttttattttaggTTTAGGGTAGTTTTCTTCTCCACAGATGtaggatttagttttttttttcaacttccttattttccttgtattttcttagtcaattaagttattttttattatagcTTAGGTTTATTTATATGTTCATCACCTTAAAATCTTTTGTAatcacattttagtccttgtTTAATATCAGtcaacttttctttcttttcacttgTTAAAAACCATAGCTTTAGTATTTTTATTCATCCATCTTACTTCCATTGTTGTACTCTCCAAGCTTTTGCAGGAAATCTTGGGGTTTTATTCACTTCTCTTTAAGTTAATGCTTTCATGAGTAGGACTAGCTAAACCTTaggtggttggttgatggaaGTGTCATTTAGTTAGTTTttggtacaaggactaaatcgtaaaaactaaAGTAAATTGAATACACTTGAAAACTTAGGATTGATGCCCTTAAGGGAAATTCAAGATAAGTGAGACTGAGAGGAGATCTTATCGAGCACCAATTTGTTAGTTTGGGATTAGTTGGTGAGGTTGAAAGATAAACCGAACTAATTTGTCTAAGTTAGTAAAGTTGAGGCCAATAGGTAAAATGGAACCAATTTAGGAGTTTAAGTAGTTTAGATCCCTAATTCAAAGGTTAACTAACAACATAAAAATCAACCAACCATTGTATGTTATCGTATTTGTTAGTTTTATACTTTGCTTagtttagaatttagtccctttccATTTTTAGGTGGTTAATTAGTGTATTTGACCTTTTGCATGACTTTTTGTAATATAGAAGTTATTGAGTAGCTAGCtagtgtaatgacccaaaattcacgggcattgAAAAAGTGCAATAtcaggcctccgtcttagtaaattgagttcaaaaataattattaaaaatatttatgagtctagtgatgtgtttaattagatttaaattaggtgaatttagcttaatttagagtaattagtgaaaaggactaaattaaataaggtgtaaagtttaattataaagtaaaagaaaataaaagggactaaataggtaaataagcCAATTGCTTAAGATGACGCGGCAATGCAtggaaaaatcttagattttttttatttatattataaaaatattatttaatcaaaacattataaattatattaattaaatttaagatattatattataggaaataaataaaataaagacaattgtatgataaatgaattaaaaatttgCCAAATGGATGGTGAAGATATTGTAcaaatgtacaaaaatatatgtgTACAATTATAGTATTTATacttgttattaaatagatatttattattattattattattattattaatttattaaattataatttatattaattatattatgagatttttataggatgatgaaatattatatgatgaaataaaatgaagacaagtggatgatgatgatttattacaagtgtataaataaaatatatacatttgtaatatttatatttaaattgaaaaatagatatttattaattattactaagttaaagatatttattaattaaataattaaattataagatttttgtttaataaacaaattacataatgacaattgtaataaaattattagtacaaatgtaaaataaatatataattacttataatttaagctaaaatatatttgttattaaataattattatatattatgttattgtttccgtgcacaggttaATAGGAGTGTAGTGTCCTGGTCCAGCATCCAAACGATCCTGACTCTAATATCaagattttggtgatgttttcttcctttaagtgaaagtggcatgtacatagggattataatggttattttggtatgttatataaaatttgttataaagaaaggtatttggtgttttgataattaaattagtgaaatggtAAAAATTGTTTATGGCATTAGTATCGAATTGAAATGGTTTGAATAGTTTTATAAGctaattagaaatgataatagggtttttattaattaagttgTTAAGTCAATATGTCAAGTATGATTTAAGTATATTTGAGTATATAAATGCATTGGTTGAAATACTAGAATTGGTTTGGTTGCAATTTGAAATTTGTAGGgaaggttaaatatttataaaggggttatgttgaattttttttttaaaaatagtcaaGTAGAAAaagttttatatgaatttatgattgtaTTATAATATGTTagataattatttgaatattaatcgTAAATTGTCTgattgtccagtaatgcctcgtaaccttgttTCGGTGACAGATTAAGGTTAGAGTGGTGTTACagttgttggtatcagagctatcaggtttagttgattctcgggCTAAATCGGGCTCGAAACTGAGTGTAGAAATACATGCCACTGTTGAGTTGAAATTGAGTCGGGATTTTGGATGCTGACCTATTCGttgtttctattttataaattaaagataTTAGTTGAAAGAATAAACAATACTGATCAAGAAATGTATATTGGAGACGAAGAGTCGTATGAATTAGATGAAACGGAGTCAGTTACACTTAGCATAAATCCAGTAAGAAATTCACCCCCTAGAGTTAATAGAAGAAATGATAGAGATGTATATGATATATTACAAGTGATTGTTGATGCTTTGCAAAGAGTAGCGAGGACTTCTCCTGCTACGACTTCAACGCAAACTCAGAGATGGGCCCTGataaaagaattgagaaaataTGGTGCTACTGAATTTATGGGTCTGAAGGGAGTCGACCCATCCGTAACTGAAAATTGGATGGAGTCAACTAAAAGAATTTTACAGCAATTGGACTGTACCCCCCGGGAGTGTTTAATTTGTGTTGTATCGTTGCTACAAGGGGAAGCTTATTtatggtgggaatcagtggtTCGACATTTATCGGAGAAGAAGATAATATGGGACCTATTTCAgaaagaatttcaaaagaaatatatcgaAGAAATTTATATCAAAGACAAGAAGCAAGAGTTTTTAATGCTGCAACAGGGTGACTTGTCAGTTATAGATTATGAGAGAGTTTTcaagactcagtagatatgcctCTAAGTTTATTCCAACCGAAGCATATAGTTGTAAAAGATTTTTATGGGGATTGCATGAGGAGATTAAGGTACAGTTGGTATCTCACCGTATTACTGAGTTTGTAGATTTGATTGAGCGTGCCAAAATGGTAGAGCAAGTGTTGGGCCTCGATAAAAAGACTGAAAGTGTCAGACTAACTGGGAAACATGAGAGAACTACCAGCTTAAATCCGCAGCCAAAAAGATTAAAAGAATCTCAAGGTGGATGGAGATCCAGTTTTAGATTAGACAGAGGTGGTAGAAGCCGGAGAAAACAGACGACGGTATCTACTGGTAGTGTAAGAGGTCCACCCCGAGATGCAGAAATTTCAGAATACGGATATTGTGGGAAGAAACATTTAGGTGAATGTTGGAAAGCGACTAAAGGCTACTTCCATTGTGGGTCGACAAAGCACTTTGTTAAAGATTGTCCAAAGAATAAAAATGTTACTCCTGCCACATCACAAAGATCAGTGTCTACTGCTCGAGGCAGAGGTTTGGGCAGAGGTGGTTTGGTATCTAGAGAGAAGGTGTTCGAAGGAGCAGTGACATTGCTACCTAGCAATCCGAGGCCAAAATACCAACCATAGCCTATGTGGTCAGAACTCGTGAAGAAGGCAATGCCCACGACGTAGTAACAggaatatttttattgtattctgagcctgtttatgctttgattgatctCGGATCTTCACACtcctatataaattcaaaactagTTGAATTGgggaaattaaaatataagatgTCTAGAGTGTCTATAGAGGTGTTGAGTCTATTGGGGCAAACAATTTTAGTAAATCAAGTATGTTCGAGATGCCCGTTGACTATACAGAATAAAACTTTCCCTGTTGACttgttgattatgccatttggagattttgatataatactggggatggattggttatcTAAATATGGAGtaattttttactattataaaaataaattcagtATTCTGACAGAAGGTGGAGATGGAATTGAAGTAAATGGTGTTCATACTAGTGGGCCGGCACATATTATTTCAGTAATAAAGGCTAGTAAATTACTTCAACAGGGTTGTTCAGCATATTTGGCACATGTTATTAATTTAGATTCAGTTGGAAGCCAGTGCAGTAAAAAATTCGGACAGTTTGCAAGTTTCCTAATGTATTTCCCGAAGAACTACTGGCTTACCGCCAgatagagaggttgaatttgcaatAAAGGTTTACTCAGGTACAGCTCCAACATCTATACCTCCATATCAATGTCACCTATAGAGTTGAAAGAGCTGAAGATACAGTTGCAAGACTTATTAGATCTTGGTTTTATCCGACCGAGCATATCACTGTGGGGAGCTCcgatattatttgttaaaaagaaggaTGGCTCGATgtgactttgtattgattatcgacagctgaataaggtgacaattaaaaacaaatatccactgcctcgtatcgatgatttgtttgatcagttgagaggagcttctgtattctcgaagattgacttaaggtcaggttactatcagttgaaggtaaaagaaagtgatgtaccgAATACATCTTTCTgtacgaggtatggccactatgagttcttagtacTGCCATTCGGGTTGATAAATGCTCTAGCTAtttttatggatctcatgaatcgtatCTTTCAACCGTATTTAGACTagtttgtagtagtttttattgatgatatactggttTATTCAAAGTTAGAGTTAGAGCATGATCATCATCTCAGGATTGTACTACAGATATTATAAAAGAAGCAGTTGTATGGAAAACTCATCAAATATGAGTTTTGGTTGTCGGAGGTtgtatttttgggacatgtggtatcagTAGATGGAATCAGAGTTGATCgaaaaagattgaagcaattatTCAGTGGAAAGAATCAAAGAATGTATCTGATGTACatagttttcttggtttagctaggtattacagaagatttgtgaATAGATTTTCGAAGATAGCATTATCGGTGACCAAGCTACTACAAAAGAATGTATCATTTGTGTAGAATGATCAGTGCCaagaaagttttgaaaagttgaagcaaatgttaacagaggcaccagttctAACATTACTAGAGTTGAGGAAAGATTTTGTAGTGTATAATGATGCTTCTTTGAAAGGTCtgggttgtgtactgatgcagGACGgaaaggtaatagcctatgcatctcgtcaattgaaaccacacgagagaaattatcggACTTATGATCTTGAGCTAGCAGTTATGatttttgctttaaaattttggaGACATTATCTTTATGGTAAAAAATGCTACATCTATACTGAtcgtaaaagtttaaagtatcttCTTTCTCAGAAAGAATTAAACTTGAGACAAAGACGGTGGATAGAGCTCTTAAAacattatgattgtgttatatattatcatccgggaaaagctaatgttgtagttGATGCACAAGTAGGAAAGCTGCAATTGAATTGAGAGCGATGTTTGCACGACTTAAAATCAGTGATGATGGGAGTCTTTTGGCTGAGTTGAGAGTAAAGCCGATAATGTTTGATCAGATCGGATCAACATAGTTGGAAGACGAtaatttgttgaagaaaagagaaatggtatAGAATGGTACAACAGAGAACTTTAGTATCGATGATTGTGGATATATCaaaatcagatttgtgttccAACTAATTTTGAGTTGAAGAAATTGATTCTTCAAGAACCTCACGACAGTCCATTTGCTTTACACCCCGGAGGCACGAAGATGTGTCGTGATTTACGAGAACTATATTGGTGGTcagggatgaaaagagatatagttGAATTTGTGAGtaaatgtttaacttgtcagCGAGTAAAGGCAAAACATCAAGTTCCTACTGGATTACCTTAGCCTATTAATATTttcgaatggaaatgggatcgcatCACGATAGATTTTGTTACGGGATTTCCACTGTCGGCGAGCAAAAAGAATGTtatttgggtgatagttgatcgACTTACCAAGTCCGCTCACTTTATAGCAGTCATTGCAGAAGCTCGCAAAAGTGTATATCcaagaaattgttagattgcacggtaTTTTGATGTTAATAATTTCGGATCAAAATCCTCGgttcacatcgagattttggagacaGCTACATGAATCATTGGGTACTCGACTtaactttagtacagcctttcatccacaaatagatggacaatctgaacgggtaattcagatattagaagatatgcttcgagcttgtatcattgattttgaattagGTTGGGAATATTATTTGACATTAGCTGAATTtgtctacaataatagttttcaatctagTATACAAATGGCCCTGTATGAAGCACTATATGGTCGAAGGTGTAGATCACTGgtatgttggacagaattgaatgaaagaaaactGATTGGGCTagaattaattcaagaaacagAGGAAACAGTTAAAAAGATCAAAGATAGATTGAAGGCAGCTTTCgacagacaaaagtcttatgctaatTTAAAATGACGAGACATTGAATATTCAGTTGGAGACaaggtatttcttaaagtttctccgtggaagaaagtcttgagatttggtcagaaaggtaaattgagtccatgttttattgggccgtatgaaatagtGGAAAGAATTGGACCGATTGCCTACCGATTAGCTTTGCCTTCAGAGTTacaaaagattcacgatgttttccatgtttttatGCTTCGGAGATATAggtcggatccttcacatatcaTCTCCACTAAAGacattgaaattcgaccggatcTATCTTATAAAGAAGAGCCAGTGCAAATATTAGCTAGAGAAGTAAAGGAGTTGAGAAACAAACGGGTTCCTCTAGTAAAAGTGCTATGGAGAAATCATAAGGTGGAAAAAGCAacttgggaaccagaagaaacAATGAGAGCTCAATATCTTCATCTCctctcaggtaaatttcgaggacgaatttTATTAAGGGGGGAAGAAATGTAATGGCCTAAAATTTAGGGTATCGAAAAAGTGCAATATCGAGCCTCCGTCTTAATAAATcgagttcaaaaataattattagaaatatttatgagtctagtgatgtgtttaattaggtttaaattaggtgaatttagcttaatttagagtaattagtaaaatgactaaattaaataaggtgtaaagtttaattataaagtaaaagaaaataagagggactaaataggtaaataagcCAATTGCTTAAGATGAGGCGGCAATGCAtgaaaaaatcttagatttttttatttatattataaaaatattatttaattaaaacattataaattatattaattaaagttaaCATGTTATATTataggaaataaataaaataaagacaattgtatgataaataaattaaaaatttgccaAATGGATGGTGAAGATATTGtacaaatatacaaaaatatatgcgTACAATTATAGTATTTATacttgttattaaatagatatttattatagtgtatcatttttattattaattaattatatataatttatataattatattatgagatttttataggatgatgaaatattatatgatgaaataaaatgaagacAAGTGGATGGAGATGATTTATTACAagtgtataaataaaaaatatacatttgtaatatttatatttaaattgaaaaatagatagttattaattattattagtaagttaaaaatatttattaattaaataattaaattataagatttttgtttgataaacaaattaaataatgacaattgtaataaaattattagtacaaatgtaaaataaatatataattacttataatttaagctaaaagatatttgttattaaataattattatatattatattattataagataaagtacataaaccaaaaaaaacaaagaaaaaacaaacaGAGGCATTAGAAATAGagcaggaaaaagaaaaaaagaaaagaaaaaggaaaaactaaaggtttaaggtttaaagcttttattggtaagtcaattaagcccttttttttatttaattttaatgatttagaagctttaaaacaaagaTTTGTTGAAAATAAGTTGAAGTTTTGGAAGTTTATAAGTTTTTAAGCATGGTTCATGTTGgacaaattgttgaattagagatttaattgaatgaatttcaagttagatttgataaagggattaaattgtaaatgaaactataagttttgtgttgtgggactaaattgagaaaaatttaaaattagggatttatgctgaaaatttaacagttaaatttgagtttggtcaaaatttgaatagaaataaagtataaGTTGAGTTCAGAAAGTAAGTGAACttagttaggatcaaattgagaataaggaagaaattaaatagaaattcaattattattgtaaaatttgtgctgtaattaatagtataattacttaattttcgtagctaataAAGAATTCGAGGTATCGGCACAAAAAGGGAAGGACAAGGTCATCGAGGAGTAACTGCAAAATTCGAGTTTGTAttactaaaattcaaattatttatttattcattaaatgttaaattaatttatgtatatggtaagtaaattataaggtaagtgttattgttgaattgaatgagaattgagttgaatgatgaatatgtattgaaattgaattgtatgtggattgaaataaaaagtatattgaattgagttataattaaattaagaatgaaattgaaattgaaaagtaatatggaataccctattaactagtcgggctgagtcgaatataattggcatgccataagatttggaagagtacgggatttatcggttttactgatcaggcactttatgtgtcgcaTTTTAGGCACCTCGTGTTTCATTTCAagcacttatgtgtcgtatactgatcaggtactatgtgcCGTTTTGAGGCACAATGTgctgtactggtgtgtttgggttggaatctgTCTATCCGTCAAAttccgggtttgttaatagggtgagCAATTGAAATGAGAAACTTAAAATAACttgattgattatattattgaaaatattgaaagaaatgagaaagttgaattatggattgaaattgagattgaaaatgaaaggcatgaacttaatgttcatgtagtgattgaaattgttacatgtgatatgtgatggaAATTAAAGAATAGCCAAAAATTGTATTGTtattgttaattaaagaaaatttaagaatgaattgatatttgagAAATTGGATAGTTACATTCTtggtaattataattctttattgctattataattcgaattatggtaataccactgagtaagGAATGCTCAGCGTACAGTTGTTTTTGTGCGCAAGTTCATAGGAGTCCAGTGTCTCGGTCCAGCATCCAAACGATCCCGACTCCAGCATCAAGATTTTGGTAATGTTTTCTTCCTTTaagtgaaagtggcatgtacatagggattataatggttattttggtatgttatataaatttttgttgtaaagaaaggtatttggtgttttgataattaaattagtgaaatggtAAAAATTATTTATGCCAttggtattgaattgaaatggTCTGAATAGTTTTATAAGctaattagaaatgataataaggttttcattaatTAAGTTGTTAAGTCAATATGTCAAGTATGATTTAAGTATATTTGAGTATATAAATGCATTGGTTGAAATACTAGAATTGGTTTGGTTgtaatttgaaatttgcaggaaaggttaaatatttataaaggggttatattgaattttttttaaaaaaaagagtcaattagaaaaagttttatatgaatttatgattgtattataatatgttcaataattatttaaatattaatcgtTTATTGCCTGATTGTCTgataatgtctcgtaaccctgttccggcgatgaTTTAGGGTTagaggggtgttacagctagaCTCCTTTCTTGCATGCTTGTCGAATAGAAATCATTAAATCACTGGCTCTTTTAGGTTCGACCCTTAGAGTACTCCGATATTCCATTggacactataaatattacaactaacctATCACACTTGTAGA includes these proteins:
- the LOC107887889 gene encoding uncharacterized protein, which produces MYIGDEESYELDETESVTLSINPVRNSPPRVNRRNDRDVYDILQVIVDALQRVARTSPATTSTQTQRWALIKELRKYGATEFMGLKGVDPSVTENWMESTKRILQQLDCTPRECLICVVSLLQGEAYLWWESVVRHLSEKKIIWDLFQKEFQKKYIEEIYIKDKKQEFLMLQQGDLSVIDYERVFKTQ